From the Micromonospora echinofusca genome, the window GTCGTCACCGCCGCCCGCGCCGCCCTTGGCCGCGACGATCACGGCGTAGCCGTCGGAGTTGTCGGTGGCGTCCACGTCGGAGGCCTGCAGGCCGGTGACGTTCTCCGGCAGGGTGACCGCCGCCGTCCGCGCCCGGGTGGGCTCGGAGCCGACCGGCTCGACGCTGACCAGACCGCCCTTGAGGGCGCCCGGCTTCACGTCCGCCGCCACGTCGAACAGGTGGTAGAAGCCGTAGGCCGAGTAGAGCTTGTCCTCGGCGTTGGTGTCCTCGTCCTGCGGGATCAGCCCGAAGTTGGCGTAGGTGCAGGTGAAGGTGGACTTGTCGGCCGCATACTCGCAGCCGGGCTCCACCTCCGTCGGGGTGACGCCCTTGGGCAGCTTGACGCTGATCTTCAGACCGGCCGCGGCCTTGTCACCCTGGTTGGTGATGAAGTAGGTCAGCGCAGAACGGCCGCCCGCGTGCAGGTCGCCGGAGTAGACCGGGTTCCCGTCGACGATCTTCACGCCCTGCTTGACGTCCTCGGCGACGACCGAGAGGTCCGGCCCGCTGGCGTCCGAGAAGTCCAGCGTGGCGGTCTTGGTGTTGTTCGCCGCGTTGGTGTCGTCCTTCGAGACGAGCTTGAAGGAGAGGGGCGCCTGGTAGGTGCCGGTGCCCTCGAACTTGAACAGGACGACCGGCAGGTCCGTGGTCTCGCCCGGGCCCGGCAGGCCCTTCTCCGTCGCGTAGCAGATGAACGCGGTCGGCTTCTCCCCGGCGAACTCCACGTCGCAGCCGTCCTCGACGGCCGGCACGGCGGCGACCTTGTCGAAGTCGACCTTGGACACGTCCACCCGCACGGCCAGCTCGCTCGGGGTGTTCTTGCCGGTGTTGGTCACCTTGGCGTAGGCGAACTTGCCCTGCGCGTTGGCGGCGACCCGCGTGCCGGCCACCTCGATCGCGAGGTCCGTCTCGGTGCCCGAGGCCTGGGCCGGGCTACCGAAAGCGGTCAACGCGCCGGAGGCGAGCAGCGCGCCGGCGCCGATACGCGCCAGCGAACGGTTACGGAAGATCATGGAAAGGGTCCCCCCGTTGGGGCGAAGGAAAGGTACGGCCGGGGACGTTAGCGGTAAGCGATCACGCTCGCCACCCCCAAGGTCGGGCGCGTTGAACAGCCAGGCTAAGAATCACTTAAGGAATGCCCGGATTGATATGTCTTGCTGCCCAGGCCACCTCGCGGCCGACTCCGAACGGCAACCCAATCGAGATCAACGGTCCACGGGAATTCACCCGATCGGCCAGCCGGCGAGGCCGCCAATGATCACTCTCCGTACGGCGGCGCTCCACGCAGGGACCCGCGTACGACGGCACCCCACCGCCGGGGACGACGGTGGGGTGCCGGGGTCGTACGGGTGAGCGCGTCAGCGGACGTCGACCAGCGGCAGGGACTTCCCGGCGCCGCCGCCCGGTATGGCGATCGAGGAGAAGTGCGAGACCACCCGCTCGTCGGTCGGGTCGTCGGCCGGGGTGTGGTGCACGGCCAGCCGGTTGTAGAGGGTGTCGCGCTGGGCGGGGATCCGGTCCGCCGAGCGGATCATGCCGATCAGCTCGTGCAGGTTGGAGCGGTGCCGCGCGCCGGCGGAGGAGATGACGTTCTCCTCCAGCATGATCGAGCCGAGGTCGTCCACGCCCATGTGCAGGGCGAGTTGCCCGACGTCCTTGCCGGTGGTCAACCAGGACGCCTGCAGGTGCGGCACCGTCTCGAAGAAGAGCCGGGCCACCGCGACCAGCCGCAGGTACTCCAGCGTGGTCGCCTGCGTACGGCCCTTGAGGTGGTTGTTCTCCGGCTGGTACGTCCACGGGATGAACGCCCGGAAGCCCTTCGTGCGGTCCTGCACGTCGCGGATCATCCGCAGGTGCTCGATCCGCTCGGCGGCGGTCTCGCCGGTGCCCATCATCATGGTGGCGGTCGACTCGACGCCCTGCCGGTGTGCCAGCTCCATGACCTCCAGCCAGCGCTCGCCCGACTCCTTCAGCGGCGCGATGGCCTTGCGCGGGCGGGCGGGCAGCATCTCGGCGCCGGCGCCGGCGATCGAGTCCAGCCCGGCCGCCTTGATCCGGGCGATGGCCTCGTCGAGGCTGACACCGGAGACCTTGGCCATGTGCAGGATCTCGCTGGGGCCGATCGAGTGGATGGCGAGCTGCGGGTAGGCCTTCTTGACCGAGGAGAACAGCTCCTCGTAGTACTCCACGCCGTAGTCCGGGTGGTGCCCGCCCTGGAGCATGACCTGGGTGGCGCCCAACTCGACCGCCTCGCCGCAGCGGCGCAGGATCTCCTCGGTCGGGTGGGTCCAGCCCTCCCGGTGCTTCGGGGCCCGGTAGAACGCGCAGAACTTGCACGCCGTCACGCAGACGTTGGTGTAGTTGATGTTGCGGTCGATCAGGTACGTGACGACGTTGTCCGGGTAGCGGCGTCGGCGTACCGCGTCGGCGGCCTCGCCCAGGGCGTGCAACGGCGCCTCGGTGTAGAGCAGCAGGGCCTCCTCGGGCGTGATCCGCCCGCCGTCCGCGCCACGCTGCAGGATGTCGTCGATCTCCCGGCTCACACTCACCCCCCGAGCCTACGTCGCCCCGCCCCGGGGCCGCCCCGCCGGACTCCTGTCGGCCACGCCACAGGCTCCGCCCGGGCGGCGGCCCGAGGGACTTACCCCTGCCGCATCGATCAACTAGCATCAATGGATGATTTTCCCCGCGCCTTCGCCCGCACCTCCACCCCTACGTCGCCGGGCGCTGCTGGGCCTCGTACCGCTCGGGGCCGCCGCTCTCGCCGTCGCCACGGTGGGCCGACCGGCACGCGCGGCCACCACGGCCCGGGCGCCGGAGTGTCTCGCCGACCTGACGGCGGCCTGATGGCGACCGTCCCCTGGCTCGCCGACGTGCTCCGCGCCGCCGGCGTCACCGTGGTGGAGCACGGCAACTGGCTCGGCCGGGTCTCCGGCAGCTCGTTCGCCCCCATCGGCGTGCTCTGGCACCACACGGCGGCCACCTCCAGCGCCGGCAACCCGCACCCCGCGCTGAACATCTGCATCAACGGCCGCTCCGACCTGCCCGGACCGCTCTGCCAGGCCCTCGTCGACTACCACGGCGTCTTCCACGTCATCTCCGGCGGGCGGGCCAACCACGCCGGCGTGAGTCGCGGCAGCGGCCCCATCCCGGCCGGCGACGGCAACACCCTGATGATCGGCTGGGAGATCGACTACAACGGGGTCAACCAGGCCATGACCGGCGCCCAGTACAGCACCTCGGTGCTCGCCACCGCCGCCGTGCTGCGCCGGCTCGGCCGCGACGCCAGCCACGCCCGGGGGCACCGGGAGACCAGCACCAGCGGCAAGATCGACCCGTCGTTCATCGACCTGGACTCGATGCGTGCCGACGTGGCCCGCCAGCTCGCCGGCAACCCACCCCTCGACCTCACGGAGAACGACATGAAGCTCATCCAGTCACCCGGCCGCGGCATCGCCCTCGTCGGCCCCGGCTACTTCCGCCAGCTCCGCAACGACGAGGAGGTGCACGCCGCCGTCGCACTGGCCGGCAACCCGCTGGTCGGCAACGACCGCCAGTTCGACCTGTGGCGCAGCATCGCCTACGACGGCCAGGTCAAGGCCCCGAGCTGACCCTCACGCAAGGGGTCGGCGGGTGCGACGCGGTGCCTGCGCCGACCCGCCGACCCGGCTGCGCCCGCCGAGCGGCGGGCGGACCGGTCAGGCGTCGTAGTCCACCGTGAGCCGGTCGGTCGTCGGGCTGGACTGGCAGGTGAGCACGTAGCCTGCGGCCACCTCGTCCGGCTCCAGCGCGTAGTTGCGGGCCATCGTCACCGCGCCGTCGACCACCTTGGCCTTGCAGGTCGAGCAGACCCCACCCTTGCAGGCGTAGGGCAGCTCGCCGCGCACCTTCAGCGCCGCGTCCAGCACCCGCTCGTCGCGCCGCATCGTGAAGCGCGACGACCGGCCGTCCAGCAGGATGGTCACCTCGGCCCCACCCCCCGGCTCGTCGGCCGGACGTCGCGGCGGGGCCGGGGCCTCGGCGACGTGGAACAGCTCCGTGTGCACCGCCGACTCCGCCACGCCGCGCGCGGCGAGCACCTCCCGGGCGTCCACCACCATGTCGTACGGGCCGCAGAGGAACCACTCGTCGACGGCGTCGCCGGGCACGACGGTGTCCAGCAACCGGCCCAGCCGGTCGGCGTCGATCCGGCCGGAGAGCAACGGCGACTCGCCCTGCTCCCGGGAGAGCACGTGCACCAGGTGCAGCCGGGTCGGCCACCGGTCCTTCAGGTCGGCCAACTCCTCGGCGAACATCACGGTGTTCGCCGTGCGGTTGCCGTACACCAGGGTGAACGTGCTGGCCGGCTCGACGGCGAGCGCCGTCGCGACCAGCGCGAGCACCGGGGTGATGCCCGAGCCAGCGACCACCGCGCCGTAGTGGCGGGCCCGCTCCGGCGCGAAGGCCGTGGTGAAGTGCCCGAGCGGCGGCAGCACCTCGATCGTGTCGCCGCCGCGGAGCGCGCCGCAGGCGTACGCGGAGAAGGCACCACCCGGGATCTCCCGCACGCCGATCCGCAGCCGGCCGTGCCGGACCAGGTCGTCGGGCGTGGAGCAGATGGAGTACGACCGCCGCACGTCCTCGCCGGCGTCCGTGCTGCGCCGCACGGTGAGGTGCTGGCCGGCGGAGAACGCGAACGTCTCGCGCAGCTCCTCCGGCACGGCGAAGGTGACCGCCACGGCGTCGTCGGTGAGCCGGTCGACGGCGGCGACGGACAGCGGGTGGAAGACCGGCCGGCGACGGACCGGGCGGGTGATCGTGACAGTCACAGCGCCTTCAGGTGGTCGAAGGGTTCACGGCAGGAACGGCAGCGCCAGAGCGCCTTGCACGCGGTCGAGCCGAAGCGGCTGACCTGCTCGGTCTCGGGCGAGCCGCAGCGCGGGCAGCGGACGGCGAGGGTCAGCGGCACCACGTTGTCGGCGCGCGCGGGCGCCGGTGGGGCGATGCCGGCGGCGGCGAGCTTGGCCCGCCCGGCGTCGGAGATCCAGTCGGTGCTCCACGCCGGGCTGTAGACCGTCCGCACGTCGGCGTCGGGGCGGCCGACGGCGGCCAGCGCCCGCCGGATGTCGGTGCGGATCACGTCCATCGCCGGGCAGCCGGTGTAGGTGGGGGTGATGGTCACGACCACCCGGCCCGACGCCGGGTCCTCGTCGACCGCCCGCAGGATGCCGAGGTCGTCGATGGTGACCACCCGGATCTCCGGATCCACCACCGCCGCCACGGCCTCCCGCGGTGTCACCGGTGCCGCCTCGCGCTCACCAGCGGGCCCCGGGGTGGGCGCGGTGCAGCACCTGCATCTCCGCGAGCAGGTAGGACAGGTGCTCGGTGTGCACGCCGTCCCGCCCGCCGGCCGGCGCCCAGCCGGACTCCGGCCGGGTCAGCGTGGCCTCGTCGAGCACGGCCGCGACCCGGGCGTCGAAGTCGGCCCGCAGGGTGGCCGGGTCGACCGGCGCCGCCGGGTCGGGGGCGAACAGCTCGTGGACGTACGGCCAGACCTGGTCGACCGCCGCCTGCATGCGCCGGTGCGACTCCTCGGTGCCGTCACCGAGCCGCCGTACCCACGTCGACGCGTGGTCGAGGTGGTAGGCCGACTCCTTGCGGGCCTTGGCCCCGATCGCGGCCAGCCGCTCGTCGGCGCACCCGGCCAGCGCCGTGTAGAGGGGGAGCTGGTAGGCCGCGAGGAAGAGCAGCTTCGCCATGGTCACCGCGAAGTCGCCGTTGGGCAGCTCCACCAGCAGGCAGTTGCGGAACTCGCGGTCGTCGCGGAGGAACGCCAGCGCGTCCTCGTCCCGGCCGGCGGCCTCCAGCTCGCCCGCGTACGACAGCAGGAGCCGGGCCGCGCCGAGCTGGTCGAGGGCGATGTTGGCCAGCGCGATGTCCTCTTCCATCTCGGGCGCGCGGGTGGTCCACTCGGCCAGCCGCTGCGCCGCGATCAGCGCGTCGTCGCCGAGCGCGAGAGCGAAGTCGAAGCGCCCGCTCACAGGTGGGCCACCCCCTCCGGCACGTCGTAGAAGGTGGGATGGCGGTAGACCTTGTCGGCCGCCGGGTCGAAGAAGGCGTCCTTCTCGTCGGGGCTGGACGCGGTGATCGCGGCGGCGGGCACCACCCAGATCGAGACGCCCTCCTGGCGGCGGGTGTAGAGGTCCCGCGCGTTTCGCAGGGCCAGCTCGGCGTCGGGGGCGTGCAGGCTGCCGACGTGGGTGTGCGACAACCCGCGCCGCGCCCGCACGAAGACCTCCCACAAGGGCGAAGGACCGCTCACGCCGCGCTGGTCCGTCCGCTCGCTACGCTCGCTCACGCCGCCACCTTCTCCTTCTGCTCCACCCGCTTGGCGGCGTACGCCGCGGCGGCCTCACGCACCCAGGCGCCGTCGGCGTGGGCGCGGCGACGGTGCTCCATCCGCTGCCGGTTGCACGGGCCGTTGCCCTTGATCACCCGCATCAGCTCGTCGTAGTCGGGCTGGGTGAAGTCGTACGACTGGCGCGACTCGTTCCAGCGCAGGTCCGGATCCGGGATGGTCAGGCCGAGGATCTCCGCCTGCTGCACGCACATGTCCACGAAGCGCTGGCGCAGCTCGTCGTTCGAGAAGCGCTTGATCTTCCAGGCCATGGACTGCGCCGAGTGGGTGGAGTCGGTGTCCGGCGGGCCGAACATCGCCAGCGACGGGTACCACCAGCGGTCGAGGGCGTCCTGCGCCATCGCCTTCTGCTCGGGCGTGCCGTGCGCGAGGGTGTGCAGGATCTCGTAGCCCTGCCGCTGGTGGAACGACTCCTCCTTGCAGACCCGGATCATCGCCCGCGCGTACGGCCCGTAGGAGCAGCGGCAGAGCGGGACCTGGTTGACGATGGCGGCGCCGTCCACCAGCCAGCCGATCGCGCCCATGTCGGCCCAGGTCAGCGTGGGGTAGTTGAAGATCGAGCTGTACTTCTGCCGGCCGTTGAGCAGCAGCTCGACCAGCTCGTCGCGGCTGATCCCGAGGGTCTCGGCGGCGGCGTAGAGGTAGAGGCCGTGGCCGGCCTCGTCCTGCACCTTGGCCAGCAGGATCGCCTTGCGCTTGAGCGAGGGGGCGCGGCTGATCCAGTTGCCCTCCGGCTGCATGCCGATGATCTCGGAGTGCGCGTGCTGCGCGATCTGCCGGATCAGCGTCTTGCGGTACGCCTCGGGCATCCAGTCGCGCGGCTCGATCTTCTGGTCGGCGTCGATGACCTCGGCGAAGTACGCCTCGAGGTCCTCGTCCGGGCCGGGGGCGCCGCCCCGGCGGCCACGTGCGGCGGCCTCCCGCAGGGCCGCCTCCGCTGCCTCGACCTCGCCGAGCAGGCCGCCGCCGGGTGCGTCCTCGGCGGAGAAGTCGTTGCCATACATGGGGTCAAGTGTTACAGCTCGCCTCTCGGGACACCAGAGGGTGTAACAGGTTTCCGGAGACACTTTCAGCGCGGCCCGGCGGCTCCCGGCAGCCGGTCAAACTATGACTTGGGTCACTATGGAAAGGTGAATCCACCCAACAGCCGCATAGCGGCTCGATATCCCGCCTACTTGGCAAGTTGCCAGGTGTCGGGTTCTGGCGCCGCGCCGATCCGCACGTAGACTTCCCCCGTCACACCGATCGGCTGCCGACGATCGCCCGAGAAACACGGAGGGCGCATCCCCCGCCTCGGCGAGCCGCCGATCCGTCCGACAACCAGCCGGGCCCCCCGGCCCTGACATCTGGAGCTCATCCACTCATGCGATCCCGCGTGACCCTGGTGCTCGCCGTCGTGGCGGTCCTCCTCGGTGGCGGCCTGCTCGTCCCGGCCGCGTACGCCCGACTCGCCGGCGACGACTCCGCGAGCGGCGGAAGCGGTGGCGGAAGCGTCGCGGCGCCCGCGCCGGTCCCGCCCGCGCCGCCGACCCTGGCCGCCGGCCCGGTGGCGGTGGACTTCAAGGGCGAGTTCTTCTCGTGGGCCCTGATGGACCGGGAGACCGGCGAGATCTCCGGGTCGAAGAACCTGGCCTCGACCAGCTCCACCGAGTCGATGATCAAGGCCTGGTTCGCGGCGGACTACCTCCGCCAGCTCGGCGACAAGCCGCTGCCGGCCGAGCGCAAGAAGCAGATCACCACCGCCATCCGGGACAGCAACGACGACGCCGCCAACGCCCTGTACGGCGCGGTGGGCCGGGCCGCCACGATCAAGCGGATGATCAGCACCTGCGAACTCACCGACACCAAGCCGGGCAACGTGCCCGGCTACGTGGGCTGGTGGAGCTTCACCCGGATGTCCCCGCGCGACGCCGTCCGGCTCGGCGACTGCATCGCCGACGGCACGGCCGCCGGCCCCAAGTGGACGAAGCTCCTGCTGGACGAGATGAGCAAGGTCAGGGGCAGCACGGCCGCCAAGGACCAGAAGGCCCGGTCCGGCGGCGGCCGCTGGGGCATCATCGACGGCCTCCCCCCGTCGATCGTCAGCCAGGGCCCGGTCAGCATGAAGAACGGCTGGACGCCCCTCAACTACGACGGCAACTGGCACGTCAGCTGCCTCGCCGTCACCGACAGGTGGAGCCTCGCGGTGATGCTCCGCTACCCGCAGAAGAGCGGCCTCACCTACGGCGCGCAGGTCTGCGCCTCGGTCGCCAGCCAGCTCGTGACCCCGCAGCCGGGCGCCGCTCTCAAGGTGCCGCAGCCCGTCGGGAAGCTCTGATGGCGCGGCAGCGTCGGGCCTCCGGGTCGGCCGACGCCTCCCCCGGCAAGCTGATCGTCATCGCGGTGGTCCTCATCGGCCTGGTGCTCGTCTCGCTCCGGTTGCTGCCGGGCTCGCCGTTCGAGTCCACCGCCGCCGCGAAGTGGGGCACCCCCGCCGGCTCCGCCGAGCGCGCCACGACGGCTCCCAGCGACCGCAGCTCGCGGCCGTCCCCGTCGCCGACGCCGAGCCCCGCCCCGGAGCCGCTGCCGTTCGAGGCGAAGGACCTCGACCTGGACATCGAGGGCTGGTACTCCTGGAGTGTCCTCGACCGCCGCAACGGCGAGATCATCGGCTCGGACAACATGGACGAGACCAGCACCACCGCGTCGCTGATCAAGGCGTGGATCGTCGCGGACTACCTGCGCCGCGCCGATGAGAAGGGCCAGACCCCGAGCGCCGCCAAGCTCGCCGACGCCACGAAGATCATCCGGGACAGCGACAACACCCGGACCCAGCAGTTCTACAACGCGCTGGGCGGGTCCGCCTCGATCAAGCGGCTGCTCTCCAAGTGCGAGCTGACCGACAGCAGCGTCGCCAGCGACGGCGGCTGGAGCCGTACCGCCCTCTCCCCCCGGGACACCGCCCGGATGGGCGCCTGCATCGCCGACGGCCGCGCCGCCGGGCCGCAGTGGACCAAGTGGCTGATCGGCGAGATGCGGCTCGTCCGGGGCGGCGGGGACTTCGGCATCCGCAAGGCGTTCCCGGCCGCGGAGCGCAAGACCATCGCCATCAAGAACGGCTGGATCGACCGTACGCGCGAGCAGGAGATGCACATCAACTGCCTCGCCATCGGCGACACCTGGACGATGGGCGTGATGGTCCGCTACCCGATCGGCAAGGGCTACGAGTACGGCATGAAGAACTGCCAGAAGATCACCGAAGCCCTCCTGCGCCCCACCACCTAGACCCGGCCCCCGCCGGTTCGGTCGAAGGGCTCAGCCCATGAAGAAGGCGGGACCGGCGGCGGGCAGGGGCGGGGCGGCGCCGACGGCGGCGGCGCGGCGGGCGAACTCGCGCAGGCCGGCCACCTGGCGCTCCCCGAGGGAGAAGTCCAGCGCCCGGAAGTACGTCGCCAGCGTCGCCGCGTCGAAGGGCTCCCAGCGGGCGGCCGCCTCGGCCACCTGGTCCAGCTCCGCCAGGCAGAGGTCCCGGGAGCGCAGGAACGCCTCGTGCACCTCCTTGACGAGGCCGGGGTGCGCGGCGGCGAAGTCGCGGCGTACCGCCCAGACGGCGAAGACCATCGGCAGGCCCGTCCACTCCCGCCACGCCTGCCCGAGGTCAGTGACCTCCAGCCCGCGCTTCGGTGCCTCGTAGAGGGCGCGCAGCGCCACGTCACCGATCAGCACCCCGGCGTCGGCCTCCAGCAGCATCTGGGTCAGGTCGGGCGGGCAGCGGAAGTACTCCGGGCTGACCGCGTACCGCTCGCCGAGCAGCAGCTGGGCCAGCAGCACGCCGGTCCGCGAGGTCGAGCCCAGCGCCACCTTGCCGTGGTCCAG encodes:
- a CDS encoding LPXTG cell wall anchor domain-containing protein: MIFRNRSLARIGAGALLASGALTAFGSPAQASGTETDLAIEVAGTRVAANAQGKFAYAKVTNTGKNTPSELAVRVDVSKVDFDKVAAVPAVEDGCDVEFAGEKPTAFICYATEKGLPGPGETTDLPVVLFKFEGTGTYQAPLSFKLVSKDDTNAANNTKTATLDFSDASGPDLSVVAEDVKQGVKIVDGNPVYSGDLHAGGRSALTYFITNQGDKAAAGLKISVKLPKGVTPTEVEPGCEYAADKSTFTCTYANFGLIPQDEDTNAEDKLYSAYGFYHLFDVAADVKPGALKGGLVSVEPVGSEPTRARTAAVTLPENVTGLQASDVDATDNSDGYAVIVAAKGGAGGGDDDGGLPVTGAQTTLIGGIGGVVLVAGAAMFMVARRRRVVLVTPGDEKPTA
- the mqnC gene encoding cyclic dehypoxanthinyl futalosine synthase — translated: MSVSREIDDILQRGADGGRITPEEALLLYTEAPLHALGEAADAVRRRRYPDNVVTYLIDRNINYTNVCVTACKFCAFYRAPKHREGWTHPTEEILRRCGEAVELGATQVMLQGGHHPDYGVEYYEELFSSVKKAYPQLAIHSIGPSEILHMAKVSGVSLDEAIARIKAAGLDSIAGAGAEMLPARPRKAIAPLKESGERWLEVMELAHRQGVESTATMMMGTGETAAERIEHLRMIRDVQDRTKGFRAFIPWTYQPENNHLKGRTQATTLEYLRLVAVARLFFETVPHLQASWLTTGKDVGQLALHMGVDDLGSIMLEENVISSAGARHRSNLHELIGMIRSADRIPAQRDTLYNRLAVHHTPADDPTDERVVSHFSSIAIPGGGAGKSLPLVDVR
- a CDS encoding peptidoglycan recognition protein family protein, whose protein sequence is MATVPWLADVLRAAGVTVVEHGNWLGRVSGSSFAPIGVLWHHTAATSSAGNPHPALNICINGRSDLPGPLCQALVDYHGVFHVISGGRANHAGVSRGSGPIPAGDGNTLMIGWEIDYNGVNQAMTGAQYSTSVLATAAVLRRLGRDASHARGHRETSTSGKIDPSFIDLDSMRADVARQLAGNPPLDLTENDMKLIQSPGRGIALVGPGYFRQLRNDEEVHAAVALAGNPLVGNDRQFDLWRSIAYDGQVKAPS
- the paaE gene encoding 1,2-phenylacetyl-CoA epoxidase subunit PaaE, translated to MTVTITRPVRRRPVFHPLSVAAVDRLTDDAVAVTFAVPEELRETFAFSAGQHLTVRRSTDAGEDVRRSYSICSTPDDLVRHGRLRIGVREIPGGAFSAYACGALRGGDTIEVLPPLGHFTTAFAPERARHYGAVVAGSGITPVLALVATALAVEPASTFTLVYGNRTANTVMFAEELADLKDRWPTRLHLVHVLSREQGESPLLSGRIDADRLGRLLDTVVPGDAVDEWFLCGPYDMVVDAREVLAARGVAESAVHTELFHVAEAPAPPRRPADEPGGGAEVTILLDGRSSRFTMRRDERVLDAALKVRGELPYACKGGVCSTCKAKVVDGAVTMARNYALEPDEVAAGYVLTCQSSPTTDRLTVDYDA
- the paaD gene encoding 1,2-phenylacetyl-CoA epoxidase subunit PaaD, with the protein product MTPREAVAAVVDPEIRVVTIDDLGILRAVDEDPASGRVVVTITPTYTGCPAMDVIRTDIRRALAAVGRPDADVRTVYSPAWSTDWISDAGRAKLAAAGIAPPAPARADNVVPLTLAVRCPRCGSPETEQVSRFGSTACKALWRCRSCREPFDHLKAL
- the paaC gene encoding 1,2-phenylacetyl-CoA epoxidase subunit PaaC, coding for MSGRFDFALALGDDALIAAQRLAEWTTRAPEMEEDIALANIALDQLGAARLLLSYAGELEAAGRDEDALAFLRDDREFRNCLLVELPNGDFAVTMAKLLFLAAYQLPLYTALAGCADERLAAIGAKARKESAYHLDHASTWVRRLGDGTEESHRRMQAAVDQVWPYVHELFAPDPAAPVDPATLRADFDARVAAVLDEATLTRPESGWAPAGGRDGVHTEHLSYLLAEMQVLHRAHPGARW
- the paaB gene encoding 1,2-phenylacetyl-CoA epoxidase subunit PaaB; translated protein: MSERSERTDQRGVSGPSPLWEVFVRARRGLSHTHVGSLHAPDAELALRNARDLYTRRQEGVSIWVVPAAAITASSPDEKDAFFDPAADKVYRHPTFYDVPEGVAHL
- the paaA gene encoding 1,2-phenylacetyl-CoA epoxidase subunit PaaA, which gives rise to MYGNDFSAEDAPGGGLLGEVEAAEAALREAAARGRRGGAPGPDEDLEAYFAEVIDADQKIEPRDWMPEAYRKTLIRQIAQHAHSEIIGMQPEGNWISRAPSLKRKAILLAKVQDEAGHGLYLYAAAETLGISRDELVELLLNGRQKYSSIFNYPTLTWADMGAIGWLVDGAAIVNQVPLCRCSYGPYARAMIRVCKEESFHQRQGYEILHTLAHGTPEQKAMAQDALDRWWYPSLAMFGPPDTDSTHSAQSMAWKIKRFSNDELRQRFVDMCVQQAEILGLTIPDPDLRWNESRQSYDFTQPDYDELMRVIKGNGPCNRQRMEHRRRAHADGAWVREAAAAYAAKRVEQKEKVAA
- a CDS encoding serine hydrolase, with product MARQRRASGSADASPGKLIVIAVVLIGLVLVSLRLLPGSPFESTAAAKWGTPAGSAERATTAPSDRSSRPSPSPTPSPAPEPLPFEAKDLDLDIEGWYSWSVLDRRNGEIIGSDNMDETSTTASLIKAWIVADYLRRADEKGQTPSAAKLADATKIIRDSDNTRTQQFYNALGGSASIKRLLSKCELTDSSVASDGGWSRTALSPRDTARMGACIADGRAAGPQWTKWLIGEMRLVRGGGDFGIRKAFPAAERKTIAIKNGWIDRTREQEMHINCLAIGDTWTMGVMVRYPIGKGYEYGMKNCQKITEALLRPTT
- a CDS encoding menaquinone biosynthetic enzyme MqnA/MqnD family protein; protein product: MAEHVARPRVGHIQFLNCLPIYWGLMRSGALIDVDLHKDSPDRLSAALVAGDLDIGPISHVEYLRHADELLLLPDLAVGSDGPVLSVNIVSTRPLAELDHGKVALGSTSRTGVLLAQLLLGERYAVSPEYFRCPPDLTQMLLEADAGVLIGDVALRALYEAPKRGLEVTDLGQAWREWTGLPMVFAVWAVRRDFAAAHPGLVKEVHEAFLRSRDLCLAELDQVAEAAARWEPFDAATLATYFRALDFSLGERQVAGLREFARRAAAVGAAPPLPAAGPAFFMG